The genomic interval GCTGAGGCTTGCGCGCTCCGGCGCCGCCGTTGCCGCGATCGATATCGATGGTGACGGAATGGACCGTCTGGCCGGAGATGGCATCAGCCTGCATCAGGCTGATCTCGGCTCCCGCACGGGCGCGCATCACGCGGTCGAGGCCGTCCTTGCCCGCCATGGCCGGATAGACGGCCTCGTGACCGCGGCGGGCGGTGTTCGCGGGCAGGCGGGACGACCGCTGGAGGAGATCGGCGAGGATGATTGGCGCGTGATCTTCCAGGCCAATGTCGATGCCGCGATGTGGTCGGCGCAGGCCGCGGCGCCTGGCATGAAGCAACGGGGCCACGGGCGGATCATCACGATTTCATCCGGCGCGGGTTTGCGTCCGAGCCTGACCGGCATTCAGGCCTATGCCAGCGCCAAGCATGCCCTTGTCGGACTCACCAAACAATTGGCGCTCGAACTCGGCCCCTTCGGCATCACCGTCAATTCCGTGGCGCCGGGCTTCATCCTGTCCAACCCTTCGACGGAGCGTCAGTGGGCGGCCTTCGGTCCGGAGCGCCAGAAGGCGGTGATTAACGGCATTCACATGCGCCGGCTGGGCGCGGCCGAGGATATCGCCAACACCGTGACGTTTCTCGCTTCCGCCGAAGCCGGCTGGATCAGCGGACAGATCATTTCGGTCGATGGAGGCCATGCATGAGCGAACCTTTCGAATGGGACGAGACGACCTGGCGGGGCCGGGTCAATCAGGTCCGCGCTGGCCGCAACCTGCTGCCCGCAAGCTGGCCGGGCGGCGCGCGCTGCGCCGTGGCGCTGAGCTTTGACAGCGATCACGAGACCAATGAGCTGCGCGATGGCGGGCTTTCGCCGGCGCGGCTGAGCTGGGGCGAATTCGGCGCCCGGCGCGGCATCCCGCGCATCCGCAAGGTGCTCGACCGGTTTGGCGCAAAGGCGAGCTTCTTCGTCCCCGCCGTCTCCGCTCTTCTGCATCCGGAGGAGCAGAAATCGCTGGCCGGCGACGGCCACGAGATCGCCCTTCACGGCTGGATCCACGAGCGCAACACCGATGTGCCGCCGGAAAAGGAGCGCGAATTGATGCTGCGCGCCGCCGATACGCTGGAGGCGATCACGGGCATTCGCCCCGTCGGCATGCGCACGCCCTCCTGGGACTATTCCGGGGTGACGCTGAAGATCGCGCGCGAACTCGGCCTTCTCTATGACAGCTCGCTGTTTGCCGATGACGACCCCTATGAAATCCTCGACAATGGCGAGGCGACGGGCATTGTCGAACTGCCGGTCGAGTGGATCCGCGACGATGCGGTCTATTTCATGATGAACCGCTTCGGCGCGCAGCGCCCCTATACGCCGCCCACCGATGTGCTCGACATCTTCCGGCGCGAATTCGATGGCGCCCATGAAGAGCGCGGGCTGTTTCTCTTGACCATGCATCCGCATATCACCGGCTATCGCTCACGCATCTTCATTCTCGAGACGCTGCTGGAGCATATCGCCGAAAAGGGCGATTGCTGGATTGCGACCCACGCCGAGATCGCTCGGTATTGCGCCGAACAGGCCGGGCTGAAAGGATAAGAAATGCGATATTCCCTGGCCGTGCACGGTGGTGCCGGAACGATCCTCAAATCGAACATGACGCCTGAGAAGGAAGCCGCCTATCACGCAGGTCTTCGCCGCGCGCTGGACGCCGGCGAAACGGTGTTGCGTGACGGCGGCTCCGCGCTTGATGCCGTGACAGCTTCAGTCTGCGCGCTGGAAGACGAGCCTCTCTTCAATGCCGGCCGCGGCGCGGTGTTCACCGATCAGGGCGAGCAGGAAATGGATGCCGCCGTCATGGATGGCAGGGATCGCCGGGCGGGGACCGTTGCCAGCATTTTCGGACCGAAAAACCCTGTTCTCGCCGCACGCGCCGTCATGGAGCACACCGTCCATGTGACCATGACCGGCCCGAATGCGCTTGCGGTCGCCCGCAAGGCCGGTCTCGAATTCGCCGGCAAGGACTATTTCTTTACCCAGGCGCGCTGGGATGCGTTGCAGGAAACGCTGCGGCTCAAGAAGGCCGGCGAGGATGATGGCGATCCGTCCCGACGTCATGGCACGGTCGGCGCCGTGGCGCGCGACCAGGACGGCAATCTGGCGGCAGCGACCTCAACCGGCGGCTGGACCGGCAAAGCCGCCGGCCGGATCGGCGATACGCCGGTGATCGGCGCCGGCACCTTTGCCGACAACGCGACCTGCGCCGTTTCCGGTACTGGCCATGGCGAAATCTTCATGCGCTGGACGGCAGCATCCGAGATCGCCGCCCGCATGCGTCATGCCGGCGAAAGCCTCGAACAGGCGGCTCGCCACGTGGTGATGGTCGACCTCAAGGAAAATGACGGCTCCGGCGGCGTGATTGCCATCGACCGCGACGGTAACATCACGCTGCCCTTCAACTCCGAAGGCATGTATCGCGGTTTCGTGCGCTCAGGCGAACAGCCGCAGACGGCAATCTACCGCTAGAGCGGTTCTGTGTTTGACGGAATCAAAGGGATTCCCCTTTTGCTGGTTTTGTGATTCAAGATGCTGGCTGGGCAGGAGGCCAGCATCTGATGACGGCACCTCTTTCCAATGATCTTCGTAAGCGTGTGGTTCTTGCCATTGAGGCTGGCGAGAGCTGCCGCTCGGTCGCTTCCCGCTTTGGGGTTTCCGTGTCTGCTGCAGTGAAGTGGTCGCAGCGCTACCGGGCGACAGGTTCGGTCGCGCCCGGCAAGATGGGTGGCCATCGCAAGCGCATACTGGAACCGCACCGGGCCTTCATCATCGAGCGCATCAACCAGACCTCGCATCTGACGCTGCACGGGCTGAAGGATGAACTGGCTGCGCGTGGCGTAAAGGTCTCGCACGATACGGTCTGGAAGTTCCTGCGGCGCGAGGGTCTCAGCTTCAAAAAAAACACTGTTCGCCCTTGAGCAGGCGCGCGCCGACATCGCCAGACGGCGTCAACGCTGGCAGACTTTGCAGGCCGGCCTCGACCCCAGCAGGCTGGTGTTCATCGATGAAACCTGGATCAAGACCAATATGGCCCCGCTTCGGGGATGGGGCAAACGCGGCAAACGCCTTCGCGGCTTTGCGCCGCATGGGCATTGGCGAACCCTGACCTTTCTCGGCGCGCTGCGCTGCGACCGGCTGACGGCCCCTTGCGTCTTCGACGGGCCGATCAACGGCCAGTGCTTCCAAGCCTATGTCGAGCAGATCCTCGTGCCCACTCTCAAGCCCGGTGATATCGTCGTCATGGACAATCTCGGCAGCCACAAGTCAGCCGCGATCCGCAAGGCGATCAAAGCGGCAGGCGCAAGGCTATGGTTCCTGCCGCCCTATTCGCCCGATCTCAATCCGATCGAACAGGCGTTCGCCAAGATCAAACACTGGATGCGTATGGGGCAGAAGCGAACCGTCGAGGAAACATGGCGGGCCATCGGCCGCCTCGTCACCACCATCAAACCGCAAGAGTGCGCAAGTTACCTTGCAAATGCTGGATACGCTTCCATTAAAAACTGAAACGCTCTAGAATCGCAAACCCCCGCCGAAATTGCCTTATTCGGTCAGTTCCATCATGGGCTAGAGCGCCGATCTGACCGGATCAGATCGGCGCTCTATCTATTTGTTTTAGATTCATAATATTGTCGATCTTCGCTTCGCTTCGCTTCGCTTCGCTTCGCTTCGCTTCGCTCCGGTCGGATTATGCTCTGAGGGAAATTGTTGGGAAACTTGTCGCGGACATTATCATCGTTCAGACACAGACGTTTCCCCGCAACCTGGTTTTCAATAAGGTGGAGCAAACGGATGCCCTCGAGAATTAAGACGCTTGAACAGAGCGACCTGACTATCCGGCTTTAGCGACGCGACCAACGCATGGCAATTCTCTCAGAGGATCAACCGAAACCGGCCTTCAGGCTTCGGCCCATTCGTGTCATCTCACCCAGGCTCAGTTCTTGTTCGGGTATTAGAATTTTACGCAGATGAGTATCATAACGACGGGATCGCCGGTTCATATCCTTTCAAGGCCCTTACGGTTGCTCCCTTGCTCGACACAAACGAACATGTCGGCGCCCACCTGATTGAGTGATCGACGGACTTTCTTTTGGTCCCTTGTAGCAACCAAGGAAAAGAAGAAGAGCTCGGTCGCCGCACTATCCCCGCAGCCGCTCGGCCTGCTCATGGAACGGTACTTTCCACTTCACTGTCCATGTTCACGCAGCCGTGCCCCCAGACGACCACGCAGCATATTGGGCGTTTTGCTTCTCCATATCGCTGTAGAGCCAGGCCATGCGGTCGAGGAACCAGAGCTTCAGCAGCATGGTCAGCGCCATGCCGGACAGCGTCGCCCACGGATCGAGCCAGACCAGACCGGCAATGAAGACGAGACCGGAGAGGGCCGAAAGGGCGTTCAGCACGTTGCCGGCGCGCACGTGATGGGCGGGAATGGGCACGCTTTTGCGCCTGAGCCAGACCCGTTCGCCGAAAATCCCGCGCGTCATCCAGTTGTCCTTGCGGGCGGGCGGCGAAAAAAGCCGCGGGTTCAGCCAGACCCAGGCAAGGGCTGCAAGCGCCGGCAGGATGGCCCAGGGGCCTATCAGCACCCGGCTCCAGGCGGCAAGCGCGAGGGCGGGCAGGACGGTCAGCCGGCTCCAGCCGCTCCACGGATTGGCGTGGCGCTGCCAGGTGCTGTCGTCCATCCCCATCAGCTTTTCCGCATATTCTGCAAATCTCATCGGCTGATGTTCTCCGTGTTTGTGCCTGCGGCCATCCTGTCGGTCTTTCGTTTGCGCGCCAGTCGCCGGATCCGGCCGGTGGCTTTCCTGAAGCCGCGCTCGAACAGCAGCGCCCAGAGCGCCCCGGCCAGAACCTGCCACAGAGTATGCGAATCCGATTCGATGCGCGAGCCGCCGACAAAGAATGCCGCCAGGATGACGACGGTTTTCACCGCCGGCGACTTTTCGATACAGGCATTGACAAGGCTGCTCGCCCCGAAGCTGGCCGCCGCCATGTGGCCGGAGGGAAAACCGTGAAGGCTGCCCGAGGGGCGGATGTTGATCCGGGCGTCGCCAAGCCCCCATTTCGTGAGGTGAACCGTGCTGAGCATCGCCAGAAACCGCACCGCATAGTCTCCGCCGCCGCCGGTGGCGATCCGGCAGCCGAACGCGGCGACCGGCAGCGCGATCTGCAGGTTGTCGCCGTAGCTTTCGACCGTTCTTTGAGAGAGGCACAGCGCCAGCGCCAGCACGGCGACGATGAGGATATTTCTGTGGTGGAGGAGCGTTTGCTTCAAATGTCCAAGTCCGTGATCGCTTCAATCACGGGTGCGCTACGGCGAAGACGCCGTTGCGTCGTCCTGACCGGCAGGCGAGGACATCGGACAGGCTTGAAATCGCCTTTCTCGCCGGGCGTTTTCCCGAAAAGGCCGGAATTTGCGGTTACCGGAAGGGCGCTCTAACCCGTTGAATCTACGCATCGTGCTTCCCGAAAATCGATTCCGATTTGCGGGCCGATGCTGTAGAAAGTTCCCTCAACGCCCGACAGAAACGCCGACACCGCCCTTGATCGACCAGTTCAAAACCATTGCCGACACGGCCCTGCCGGTGGTCGCTTTCTATTCGGCGGTGCTGGCCTTCGGGCAGACCCGGTTTCACGCCAGCGCCCGGCTGCTCGGTGGCCTGTTCCTGCTGGTCTTCATCATTTCGCCGCTGCCCTTGCGCTTTGACGAGACCACGCTTGCCGGGCATCTCTATTCCTCGTTGGTGTGGGGGCTGTTCGCCCCGGCCAGCACATTGCTGGCGCCGCTCTTTTATTTCTACGTGCTGGCGCTGACTGAGGAAGGGCCGTTTCCAAGGCCATCGCGCAGGCATTTCATTCTGCCTGCGATTGCCGTCGCCGCCGGCCTCGCCATGGCCCTGCTGCCGGTTGCCACACGCAACGGCCTGTTTGCCGCCGCGGAAACCGGAGCGCCGCTGCCGCCAGCCCTTTCCGCTCTTGTCGTCATCTGGCGATTGCTCGGCCCGGCGACGTTCGCCCTGTGGCTGGTCTATGTCGTGCTGATGTACCGGCGACTGACCGCCTATCGCAAGCGGCTCTGCGATCTCTATGCCAGCACCGAGCGGCTGGAACTGTACTGGATCAACTGGCTGATGGGCATGGTGGCCGTTTACGCCCTGCTCAACCTCGTCGATGCCGCCGTGTTCGATCCGCTCGGCTGGGCCGTCGTGCCGGTGATTGTCGACCGTCTTTGGTCTCTGCTGATCGTGATGGTTCTGGGCTTTTGGGGTCTGCGCCAGCGACCGGGGCTGCTGCCGCCGGATGCGGCCCCGGCGGAGGCCGTCGAAAACGGCAAATATGAAAAAAGCGCGCTGTCGCCCGAGATGCAGCGACGGATCGCGGACAAGCTCGTTGCCGCCATGGCGGATGAACGGCTTTACCGGGACGCCAGTCTTTCGCTCTGGTCGCTGTCACAGCATATCGGCGTCGCGCCCAATTATATCTCGCAGACGCTGAGCGAAACGCTCGACCAGTCCTTCTACGCCTTCGTCAACGGCCACCGCATCGGCGAGGCAAAGGACCTGCTGGTTTCGCAGGCACGCTCGGTTCTCGAGATCGCCTATGATGTCGGCTTCAACTCCAAATCCGCCTTCTACACCGCGTTCCGGCGCGAAACGGGCAAAACCCCGGCGGCCTTCCGCAAGGCGCAACAGGCGGACTGTGGCATAGACCCGGACAACACCACGGGCTAGGCCGTAGACTCGTAACGCTTTAGCCATATTCGCACAGAGAAGAGCTTGATTGCTGCAAGATAGTTGTCGGCTCGCTTGTCGTAACGCGTTGCAATTCCACGCGCTTCTTTGATGCGGTTGAAGAACCGCTCGACGAGGTTTCGATAGCGATAGAGGAACGGACTGAAAGCGCAGGTCCTTTTCCGGTTTCGTTTCGCCGGGATGTTGGCGAGTGCCTTCGCCTGGTTTGCCGTGACGCGGATGGCGTCGGTGTCATAGCCACGGCCAAAAGCGTCGCCCCGGCATGAAGTCTGGCGAGCAGGTCTTCGGCGTAGCGACAGTCAGCATGCTGCCCTTCCGAGAGGCGAAGATCAATCGGCAGCCCGTCGGCATCAAAGAGAGCGTGGATCTTCGTTGTCAGGCCACCTCTGGAACGTCCCATGCTTCGATTGGCGCCCCCTTTTTACCGGTGGCGCCATGCTGATGCACGCGAACACACAACGAATCGATCATCTGAATATCGCCGACGAAGGCGGAAGAAATCGCTTTGAGAAGGCGATCCCAGACACCAGCCCGCCGCCAGCGGACAAAGCGATTATAACAGGTGGTGTGAGGACCATAGCGTTCCGGAACATCAGCCCACGGGCTGCCGGTGTGAAAGCGCCAGAGTATGCCGAGGCAAAGCCGAGGGGCAACATCAGGGACCCGGAAGCAAGGGTCTGGTATTTTTCGGGATCGGGTTCAGTTTAGCCAGTTTTCAACCTGGAGGCCGGGCACCCGCAGGAATTCGCGCGTATTGGCTGTCACCAGCATGGCATCGACAGCCAAGGCATGGGCCGCAATCAGCAGTTCATTTGGACCGATCGGCGTGCCGGCAGCTTCGAGCTCTGCTCTGATGCGGCCGTAACGGGCATGTGCCGGGGCATCCAATGCGAGTATTTGCATGCCGCCAAGAATGGCCTCGATCTGGGTCGTCAGCCTGGCAGATCCCTTGTGTTCACAACCATAGCTTAGTTCAGCCGCGGTGATGATGCTGACGCAGATCGTATCCTGTCCGACATCAACGATATGGCCGACGACGGCGCCGGCCGGATTACGCGCGAGATCCGACACGATATTCGTGTCGAGCATGTAAAGACGGCTCAAAGGTCGATTTCCCTTGCTGGCAGCAAGGTCTCATCGACATCGGGGAACTGGTCATCCGGGCCGAGCGGTTTCAGCCGCGCCAGAATGTCCAGAAGCTTGTTTTTGGGGGCGGGCTCGATTACCAGTCGGTTTCCCTCACGATGAATCATCACACGGTCGCCCGGCAGTTCGAAATCGGCCGGGATACGGACCGCCTGACTTTTGTTGTTGCGAAACAGTTTGGCTTCACGTGCTTCAGATGCCTGGGGCATGAAAACCTCCTGTTAAAATAATGCATATACAGATGTATATACTAGCTCGCATATGAGATTTCAATCTTAATGCGAAGCGTAGCCCGGCTTTCTATCCCCCAGACTGGCACGGGAAACTGCAAGGGGTTCTCTCTGCCCTCCTTGATCAGAACGACCGTCTCCCTGGGCGGGCAGCCGGGAAGGTGGCACGCCAGTTCGTTTGCCGAAACGACAGTGGTTTCCTCCAGCTCCAGAAGCCCGCGTGCCCAGCTCTTGATCCTCCGTGCCGCCTCGATGACACCCGGCTTCTTGGAAAGCGAGCGGGTTTACGAGTGCATTGCTCAAGCGGATTTCCCCTTGTTCTTCCGCGATCGAGCGCAACGAGTACCGAGAATAGCTCGCGAATGGGTTCCCTGCGAGGTCAATGAAGGGGTGATTTAGAGGTTCTTACGCCAGCCGTTTCAGGAAGAGGATATTGTCAGCCACCGTGGCGCTCTGTCCCTCCGGCCCGGAGGCGATGCGGGCTATGGGGCAGAGACAGCGATGTGCCCATGCCTCCGGGTCGAGCTGCATCGAGGCGAGCGTATCTTCGGCGGTGGGAAAGCGGGTGTTTTCAGGCGACCATGACCAGGGCGCCCGC from Martelella mediterranea DSM 17316 carries:
- a CDS encoding helix-turn-helix domain-containing protein, whose translation is MIDQFKTIADTALPVVAFYSAVLAFGQTRFHASARLLGGLFLLVFIISPLPLRFDETTLAGHLYSSLVWGLFAPASTLLAPLFYFYVLALTEEGPFPRPSRRHFILPAIAVAAGLAMALLPVATRNGLFAAAETGAPLPPALSALVVIWRLLGPATFALWLVYVVLMYRRLTAYRKRLCDLYASTERLELYWINWLMGMVAVYALLNLVDAAVFDPLGWAVVPVIVDRLWSLLIVMVLGFWGLRQRPGLLPPDAAPAEAVENGKYEKSALSPEMQRRIADKLVAAMADERLYRDASLSLWSLSQHIGVAPNYISQTLSETLDQSFYAFVNGHRIGEAKDLLVSQARSVLEIAYDVGFNSKSAFYTAFRRETGKTPAAFRKAQQADCGIDPDNTTG
- a CDS encoding isoaspartyl peptidase/L-asparaginase family protein; this translates as MRYSLAVHGGAGTILKSNMTPEKEAAYHAGLRRALDAGETVLRDGGSALDAVTASVCALEDEPLFNAGRGAVFTDQGEQEMDAAVMDGRDRRAGTVASIFGPKNPVLAARAVMEHTVHVTMTGPNALAVARKAGLEFAGKDYFFTQARWDALQETLRLKKAGEDDGDPSRRHGTVGAVARDQDGNLAAATSTGGWTGKAAGRIGDTPVIGAGTFADNATCAVSGTGHGEIFMRWTAASEIAARMRHAGESLEQAARHVVMVDLKENDGSGGVIAIDRDGNITLPFNSEGMYRGFVRSGEQPQTAIYR
- a CDS encoding IS630 family transposase (programmed frameshift), yielding MTAPLSNDLRKRVVLAIEAGESCRSVASRFGVSVSAAVKWSQRYRATGSVAPGKMGGHRKRILEPHRAFIIERINQTSHLTLHGLKDELAARGVKVSHDTVWKFLRREGLSFKKTLFALEQARADIARRRQRWQTLQAGLDPSRLVFIDETWIKTNMAPLRGWGKRGKRLRGFAPHGHWRTLTFLGALRCDRLTAPCVFDGPINGQCFQAYVEQILVPTLKPGDIVVMDNLGSHKSAAIRKAIKAAGARLWFLPPYSPDLNPIEQAFAKIKHWMRMGQKRTVEETWRAIGRLVTTIKPQECASYLANAGYASIKN
- a CDS encoding SDR family NAD(P)-dependent oxidoreductase, translating into MRIDLSGKVFAVTGAAQGIGAATALRLARSGAAVAAIDIDGDGMDRLAGDGISLHQADLGSRTGAHHAVEAVLARHGRIDGLVTAAGGVRGQAGRPLEEIGEDDWRVIFQANVDAAMWSAQAAAPGMKQRGHGRIITISSGAGLRPSLTGIQAYASAKHALVGLTKQLALELGPFGITVNSVAPGFILSNPSTERQWAAFGPERQKAVINGIHMRRLGAAEDIANTVTFLASAEAGWISGQIISVDGGHA
- a CDS encoding DUF6653 family protein, yielding MRFAEYAEKLMGMDDSTWQRHANPWSGWSRLTVLPALALAAWSRVLIGPWAILPALAALAWVWLNPRLFSPPARKDNWMTRGIFGERVWLRRKSVPIPAHHVRAGNVLNALSALSGLVFIAGLVWLDPWATLSGMALTMLLKLWFLDRMAWLYSDMEKQNAQYAAWSSGGTAA
- a CDS encoding type II toxin-antitoxin system VapC family toxin — translated: MSRLYMLDTNIVSDLARNPAGAVVGHIVDVGQDTICVSIITAAELSYGCEHKGSARLTTQIEAILGGMQILALDAPAHARYGRIRAELEAAGTPIGPNELLIAAHALAVDAMLVTANTREFLRVPGLQVENWLN
- a CDS encoding phosphatase PAP2 family protein, which translates into the protein MKQTLLHHRNILIVAVLALALCLSQRTVESYGDNLQIALPVAAFGCRIATGGGGDYAVRFLAMLSTVHLTKWGLGDARINIRPSGSLHGFPSGHMAAASFGASSLVNACIEKSPAVKTVVILAAFFVGGSRIESDSHTLWQVLAGALWALLFERGFRKATGRIRRLARKRKTDRMAAGTNTENISR
- a CDS encoding antitoxin — translated: MPQASEAREAKLFRNNKSQAVRIPADFELPGDRVMIHREGNRLVIEPAPKNKLLDILARLKPLGPDDQFPDVDETLLPAREIDL
- a CDS encoding polysaccharide deacetylase family protein, which encodes MSEPFEWDETTWRGRVNQVRAGRNLLPASWPGGARCAVALSFDSDHETNELRDGGLSPARLSWGEFGARRGIPRIRKVLDRFGAKASFFVPAVSALLHPEEQKSLAGDGHEIALHGWIHERNTDVPPEKERELMLRAADTLEAITGIRPVGMRTPSWDYSGVTLKIARELGLLYDSSLFADDDPYEILDNGEATGIVELPVEWIRDDAVYFMMNRFGAQRPYTPPTDVLDIFRREFDGAHEERGLFLLTMHPHITGYRSRIFILETLLEHIAEKGDCWIATHAEIARYCAEQAGLKG